Part of the Dreissena polymorpha isolate Duluth1 chromosome 12, UMN_Dpol_1.0, whole genome shotgun sequence genome, GAGATTCGGTAGCCATTTCGCACTGTTGCCCGACAAGCAGGTTGGCCACCAAGTGGACAGGAACCGGTTTCAACTGGTCACTGTTTACCTCTGTGTTACAGGCATTAGGCAGCATGATTGGCGTGGTGATCAACTGATTGGTCTGTTTACCGCTGGACGAGTTTGTTATGATGCTGGTCAGTAGGTAATGCTGAACAAGTACTTTCTCACCCACCTCTTCCACACCCTCCCCATCCCCCGTATTGGGAACTGCACCGTCTATCAGGGGTACCCCTGTATCACTGGACACCATGTCCACATTGTTATCAATATTATTGTGACCGGAACCAATGTAAGTATTACTGCCAGAAGTAGTAGCACATTTATGATCCGCAACACATTTCAGGACACATTCAGAATCCTGTAATTCTGAATAACCTTCTACATTATCACTTATCTCCGGCGAAAAGCAGCATTGTTCTGaagaaaaagttttttgttgttttgcgGCATCCTGTTTACTAGATCTGTTCTTTTTCTGTGGTCCACTTTTCACTTTTGATTTTACGACCCTGGGGGTTATAGCAAAGGGCATGTCACAGCAAGCACATTTGCAGTCAGTGTTACACGAACGAGAGGTGGGCGTGGTTTCAGAGGCAGGCTGTGATGATCGTGGCCTAACTCCAGCTGTTACTATGGGAACCTTAATCACTGGCTCTACCTCTATGTTACCTTCCTCATCGACTGGATACACTGCAACAAACGGTTTACAATTCacatacattgtatgtctcaATAAAGACTTTGGACAATACAATCGATAACAGCACAAAGTCGGAATACTCGcagaatttcagaacgaggctgaatgtGTTGCCATTTCTAATAGTGCCACATATGACAATGACGCATTTAATTTCAACTCTTTACGCTATTGAACATTCATGGACGTTACGATATTGTCAACACAAAATGACATTTTCAGAATGAGCAGAAAATATATACTtctcatttaaataaattttcttgattaaaaaactagttttattcaattgtttgcaCACATGTTGACGCTCTTCATTTGCGCATTTTTTATTGTGGTGTCTAAtgaaagatctatcaataatcttgtttattaatACAGATCTGTTGTTaaattgcccctgtgttcagcacaaaccaattatctcggtAGGATCAGATACTGTGTCTACAAATACTAGTTAATAACATGGTGTCATTAACCACAGGTGTATGATTTATAACTATACACTAATGATTATGTTGTTTAATTATTCTTTAGGTGTTTTAATGTAAAgaattacttatcaatttattCACAAAACACATGCCTGTATCCATATGTTTGACATTTTTGTAACCAGAGTCAGTATTTATAAAGATTCCCAAAGTAAAAAAAGAACAATCAATTGGTCAATGATCATCAATATTATCCGTCGTTTTcgtaacaaatgaaaaaaattcaCGCTCAGCCTCATTCTGAAATTTGACGTGTCAGGTGATATCTAAAAACAGTAACAGTTtaagtattgtgaaactggtcagTTTTtattggtatatttatttctattttaatgaTCACAGGGTATCACTTCTCCTACAATAGATTACGGGTACAAGAAAATGCGATATTAATCATTATTCAAATTAATCATATTAATCAATTGTTAAAAGCTCAggcatttataaaatatacttgatCCATCAAGGATTCTTCCTTATTTACAGTAGCCTAACTGATTTAAACAAATGTCGACCGTTCAGAGAACAGACATGCAGTAAATCAgaaaaaattattgaacaaataaTCTGTCAAACaggcaaataattgataaaacaaataattcattaaaaaaaaaacagaatgttTAGTGTTGATTTTGCACTTTTACCCCACAACAAATTAAGAGCCATGctttgagaaaatggggcttaatgcatgtgcataaagttatcttccagattagcctgtgcagtccgcacaggctaataagggccCACCTTTTCTGTACTGTGTATTTATGCTTAAAGGAAGTGCCTTTGTAGTGAAATCTAGTttaagaaagtgttgtccctgattagagtagcatgtggggactgcacaggctaagttgGGTCAacactacgcaaatgcattaaacattaaaccctgttttcccaaagcaaggttCACATGCAAGTGACACCATTTCTTACATGTGATTCCCTGGTTGCTGGGATGGGAGGTTTGGAACTTTGTCATGGTTTCCAGCAACTCATCAGCATCCATCATCGGTAATGAAGACTAAAATAAAGATACAAACAATATTATGAGATGAAATTGGTAGCAAATTGGTAGCGTTTGACACCAAAACATTGTAAGAGATCAACTCAAGTGTGTGTTATGCAACCTTCATGACATTGAGAAAGAAAACCAATATGTTCTTTAATTTCCTTGTTAAGCTGATGTTAGCAAAACATTAATTCCTAACTTTTATAGAAGTTGAACCCATCcaaatatgttcaaatttatcAAACTACTTAGTGgctaaaacaaaacagtgttacaaaaacttgccatgtttattttaaaatgcttttaagTACgaacaaatgttgtttatatgtAGCAAAAATACTCATATTCTTTCACAAAGAAAATCAGTACagaataattttataattgttgcaattattaaaccATAAGCTTGACATTTTGTGGTCACTATGAATAAACCTCATCCATGTGACTTTCTCACAAAAAATACTTATAACCTGACTATTTAAATTGATCCTTCTTCAAAATAAGGCATTTTCTATATTTACTTCAAATgcatattattattgtatatctATGTTTATGATGAGTAGCATTATATAATTAAGTcgaactattctgttctgttctgtcacAAAAGTTTCCAATAACAATCTGCTAAAGCCTTACAATAACCCACATAACTTACGGTCATTGCTGATGTACCTAACATTTTGATGGctggttagtttaaacctatttattttagcttgtttACATCAAAAGCCTATGACAtgttgaaacgctcttgagtccgtttcctgggactaacaACCAGTACtcggtgtctttgggagagatctaaagaacgctcccacactggggatcaaacccactgcctcccggtcgctaggcgcaCACCATAACCATTACGCCATGGCGACCTCTTGTTGGTTAagtacaaaatatacaattacatgatAATACTCAGCATGTAGAGTTGTCTACAATTATTAACTATTACCTCAGAAAATGCAAAACAGTAAAAGATGTGGGAAATACAACAAGACCATGATTACTAATTTTATTATCTACAGGGTTGTGATTTCAGAACCACCTCAGgggaggaaaatgccctacccccATTACAGCGTTCATGTAAACTCTTCATTTCTATGTAGATTCAGCAAAGTTCCtaactacatgtatttgtaaaatcAGAGTGTCATTTAAAGGGATGAAATCTGTTAAAGGAGGAAAAATCCCACCCTGTctctatattgtttaaataagcctatttaaacatttgtttcattttcaagACACTCAAAATTCACAACACTTACCTCTGAATGTTCAATATGCTCCACGctctaaaaaatataaacattatctCATGACTTACATACACAGAAAACTGGGAAAGCTGGATCTTAGTATCATAAAGGAATCAAATATACACTAATGGTTCTAAATATTATGTTGTTTGAATCAAATCTTAGCAATTCTATAATCAACATAATAATAATGCTGCCTCAAAATTCAATTTTACCAATTATTTGCTATATGCAGAACATTCTCCACACAACAGATTCCACAAAAAGCTTTCCTGGACACTGACAGATATTGTCTTAATATGATGAGACCTTAACAGACAATCTGTAAGAGGTGCATGTTTCTTACAGTACTTGTTAGACATTATAATTGAGCCTTACCCTTGGAAAAGGGAGCTTaatgcaatttgcacaggctaacaCGGTCAACACTTATCAACTAGACTTGATTTTGTTTATAGGagacttctttaaacaaaaaattccataaaagcagaaagtgtggtacctgtgcacactgcacaggctaatctgggatggcacttaatgcacatgcattaaagttggttttcacagagcaagggtCAATTGATCAAAATATGATCTGTGAAAATGTATCCTGAACCATATCCACCAAGCAACAGCAACACTAGGAGGCAATTTCAATTTTGAGCCTCTTTCCTACTGGAGACTGtgttcagtgttgttttttttcaccattttgggaatgggttCTAATTCCTTTagactaaacaagagggcctgaaaggcccaaagtcgctcacctgagataacaagatattattgggacaaatcttctgcacaagtttcatgaagatcggaaaataaatgtggcctctagagtgttaacaaggttttactagagccatatagggaaaattgccccgccccctggcagccatgtttttcaaccaaccagcatcatttttaactcgtccaagatattattgggatgaatcttctgaccaagtttcattaagatcggacagtaaatgtggcctctagtgtgtaaacaagattttactatagccatatatagccatataaggaaaaatgccccgccccctggtggccatgtttttagagcaaccaaaaccattttcaaactcatccaagatatcattgggacaaatcttctaaccaagtttcatgatgatctaaaataaatgtaacctctagagtgttaacaaggttttactataaccataaggaaaaatgccccgcccccgtggttgccatgttttttcaaccaaccggcatcatttttgaactcatccaagatattattgggatgaatcctCTGACCGAgttgcatgaagatcggactataaatgtggcctctagagtgttaacaagattttactatagccatatatagccacataaggaaaaatgccccgccccttggcaaccatgtttttcaagcaaacgtaaccattttctaactcatccaagatatcaataagaaaaatcttctgaccaaatttcatgaagattggacaataaatgtggcctctaaagtgttaacaaggttttactatagccatataaggaaaaaatgccctgccccctggcagccatgtttttcaaccaactgtcatcattttcgaactcgtccaatatattattaagatgaatcttctgagcaagtttcttgaagatcggaaaataaatgtggcttctagagtgttaacaaggttttactatagccatataaggaaaaatgccccgccccctggcggccatgtttttcaaccaaccggcatcattttcgaactcatccaagatattattgggatgaatcttctgaccaagtttcatgaagatctgacaataaatgttgcctctagagtgttaacaaggttttactatagccatataaggaaaatgcccctgccccttggaagccatgtttttagagcaaccaaaaccattttcgaactcatccaagatatcattgagcccaatcttctgaccaaatttcatgaagattggacaataaatgtggcctctagagtgttaacaaggcaaatgttgacgccgcacgacggacaaaaggcgatcacaaaagctcaccatgagcacgttgtgctcaggtgagctaaaaaaggaatttgttgttttttcttgttaacatatacttaaaaactgagaaaacatgttttcaatattattttcactAAGAAAATTAATTACACAGAATATTTTTTTGGTTTGAAACTTTCAGTTGGAAATTTTAAGCAGTGATTTGGgaatatatatgcatttttatatttggAATGGGACCAAATACCTGCCTCATTTTTGGCACAAAAAACACTGGTGTGACAAGCCATACCTGTTTGTTCTCCTGTTTTGCCACATGCCTGTTCAGGTGGTTCTTGAGGCTGTGAGATGTAGAGAAGGCCTTGCCCTCACATTGACCGCACTGATAGGGCTTCTCTCCTAGAATAAGgccaaaaatacatgtatatatatgctttgtttgcttgatattacatcttatatgaacgaaaatgaacaatttttttttttggtgacCCCAATTaaaagttgagggtcggcgccaAATCgggagattttttttttttggcctaaacAACAAAATGGTTCATGTGAGCTTCGTTCGGGGCAAACATGGGTTgttgcgtgtgcgtaaagtgccatcctagattagcctatgcagtcagtacaggccaaccaggaacgacactttatgccttaactggatttttccaaaaaaaaacttcatttaaacaaaacatttcactcaagctgaaagtgttgtcccttattagcctgtgtacactgaacAGGcgaatctaggatgacactttacgcacatgttaaAAGCCTAATTTTTCCAGAACACGGTTAATATGTGAAGACCTTTCCCCGGGGCCTTTGAGCACAGGGATATCCCTGTGCCAGCATTTCAAAATCAGGGGTACCCATGTGCCTACATTACAATTCATTATTTGTTCTCCTTGTTTTTACTCTGAAGTATTATAGAAGTTAATATTGGAGACAAAAAACAATAGCAAGATTGCACCCATTGCCAACTTTAGACTTTTCCCATGTGCCTATACAAAATCCTGTGCAAAACTTGTAGTGGAATTATCAGGCCCAATGCTATCATATTATGTTATTTCTAACATGTGAAGAAGCCCTCTTTTATGAACAAAACCCCTTATAtcccaaacaaacaattttagtGTTGTTAAACTGATGAAAATCCCAAATTCATTATATGGCAAGATAACAGCAAAAGAATATATCGTAATTTCTTGAAATTACACAATGAATATATGTCTTTATGTCAATACTGTTCACAATTCCAACTCACATCAGACATTGTCTCAAATATACTGGTAAGCATTGTTATTGCTCAGTATCTATCAATAATTCCAGtagcactctgggaaaacagggtttaatgcatgtgcgtaaagtgttgtcccagattagcctgtgcagtccacacatgctaatctgggacaactcgtTCTGATTTTAAGGTATTTTCCGTTAAAGGAAGTccttttgtttagaaaaaaaaaaatcaagtttgggcGGATAGTGTCGACCCTCATAAGCTTGTGCGGTCTGCACAAGGTAATCGTGGACAACACTATGTacaagcattaagccaagttttccaatAGCAAGGCTAATTTTATAACTGTCCTCCGATCTACACATGCCATCACCGACCTGTGTGGGTGATCTTGTGTGACTTGAGGTGATGACTGGCTGTGAATGCCTTCCCACAACCATCTTCCACACACCTGAAGtcatacaaaaaaatattcattgtgAAAGTGGCACAGTGCTGTCACTGGTATATACTATATAGGTTTTAATGACTGCTCCCTAGCAAAGAAAGTAAGAAACAGAAACTTGCAGGATTTTTTACATTATGCTTAAGGAACAAATATGACGCCCAGAAATGACTACATTCGggaaacaattaaaacaacaattatttttttttttagactaTATGTAAAATGTAAAAGGCTGTTCAAATGTTCATAAACCCTAAAACAACCATGATCTCAACCAAAATAAAgtctaaaaaaacaagagcaccgcgtaACGGGTGCCAaactcggctacgggtgcagttttgaataaatgaaagcttgtcagatttttttatttttttagaggtcacagtgaccttgacctttgacctagtgacccaaaaatgggtgtggcatgtagaactcatcaaggtgcatctacatatgaagtttcaagttgtaggtggacgcactttgattttagagcgaatgttaaggtttatgtttaatttttatattagaggtcacagtgaccttgacctttgacctagtgacccaaaaatgggtgtggcgtgtagaactcatcaaggtgcatctacatatgaagtttcaaagttgtaggtggaagcactttgatttagagccaatgttaaggttttagcacatcgcctacggcggacgtcgaaaggcagacgacgagctggctatgacaatacctcgggttttctccgaaaacgccaagCTAATTACCAAAACATCTTTAAACTAAGTTGTGTAACGGTAACACATTTGtgtaaattgatataaaatggcGCCAGGTAATGCCCCAGTTAATAGtctaaataatataacaatataggAACATAGCAAAGGATATAACTCCAGAAACTCTAGCAATTAAGATatactttttttatcaacaacTGTTAGAACAGAACAATAACTATAAACATATGagatgtgctctgtgaaaagggggtttattgcatgttcgtaaagtgccgtcccagattagcctgtgcagtccgcacaggctaatcagggaaaactcTTTCCGCCTAAcgtgatttttgctaagaagagactttatggaaacgaaatatatcataaaacggaaagtgtcgtccctgataagcggactgcacaagctaatctgggacgacactttacgcacttgcatcaaacccccttttcacagagcaaggctcatatataccTAAACTGATTTAATCTGAGATCATCGCCTTGAtacagtcaatgcaaagcattgggggctTATAAAGGTTTGAGGGATAGATGAACACTTTCTACAAACATAAACTGAGAGTGAAGCACCACACTTAAGCCTACTTGAAAGGTTTCTCTCCTGTGTGTGTGCGGATGTGTTTGCGAAGGTCAGACAGCGTCGTGAAGAACTTGGTGCAGCCGTCTTCCTCACAGTTGAATGTCTGACCTGTGTGTACTCGTTGGTGGGCACGTAACCTAGCATCCAGAAACAATGGCATAGAAACCATTCAGCATGGCATGGCAACAAGTCCGACATTGCATAcgtctgcctaaactggattttcgtttagaagaactTTCTTTATACAAAGAATTCCataaaaagctgaaagtgttcTGCCTGCTTTGAcagtgtggacttcacaggctactctgttacaacactttatgcacatgctttaagcccaggtTTCCCACAATGAGGCTCAGATTACACAAGAGTGACAAGATCTTACTAACACATACCTATGTAATAAAATGTCAGAATCAACAAACTGCATGTATTTTTACATGCACAAAATTGTAAACAAACCCAGGGGTGTAAAATTCCAGTTGCCCGCAAACATAAGCCACCTAAATTGATTCAGGCGAGGGAGATTTCTTAAATACTTGCCTGTTCGGGCGATCCCATAATCAGGTCAGTAAGAATTAGATTTTGTAGCAGTGCTTGCTGGTAGCCAGTTGATGACTGTGTCACTATTTGGTACTTTAAAATGCATTGATCAAAATCTTTAAATCTGTACACAGTCTAAGTGTGGGGGCAATATATACAGAGACACTGTTTGTTTTCCCGCAAAATGTCAAAATGccaaaacaatttaatataaacaagttaacaaaaaatgtgtcagttaattgaataacaatatatatggaaaactgtatttgataatttaacttaaattaagACCACCCCAAAGAAAGTAAGGGTGACCTGATTTTGTCAGCTGGCAGCCCTGCATGGCCAGTtgatttttgtacatttttacacCCTTGGGCCCAGTATCACGCACATTCTCAATTTTTGAGCTCATCTTATACGATGGGATTTGAGCTTCCACTCAACTGAGTATTGAGAATGTAGTTCAGCTcaaaaacaatctcaaatctcAGCTATAAGAATATGAACATGTTCCTCCTCAACTCTGGGTTGAGTTACACTAAAACTAAAAACTTCTGTGAACATGAAAATGAGCACGATGATCAAACTAatctccttttttttaaataaaatcaaagttgAGTCAGAAAATTGACTTCAATACGTTTGTGATATTCAGCCCTTATTATTCTCATATGTTTGATAGACAATTCTAATTCTGAGCTATGTTTGTTACCTGTACACAGTGTTGAACCTTTTTATCACACCCAGAGACCTCACACTCGAAAGGTTTTTTTTCTTCGTGTGGACCCGCACATGAATGCGCAATGCGTACGACGTGAGAAACTGCTTCCCACAGCTCTGCTAGTTACAGATGAACGTGTACTCCCCTGAAATCATTGAACATGTGCAGAATAACAGTGCCCGACAAAAAcagagcctcgttctgggaaacaggactttatgcatgtgtgtaaaatgacatctcacattagcctgtgcagtccacacaggatattCAGGGATCTATAATGCTATATGCGGAACATTCCACAAAGAACAGATTCTGCGAAACCTTCCATTGAACTGTCAGATATTGTCATATGATGATGAAACCTTATCAGACAatctgtaaaacatgcatgattcgtagaAAAGTACTTTTCAAAATTACTATCACACATTGTGTCTGTGCTTGTTAGACAATATAATTTATCCTTACTCTGGGAAAAGGGAGCTTaatgcactctgcacaggctaatcagggtcagcAATTTCCAGCTAGACCGGATTGTGTTTAGAGAAgactcctttaaacaaaacaatccataaaagcagaaagtgtggtacCTGATAAGCCCGAGCacaccgcacaggcttatctgggatggcactttatgcacatgcattaaccctttcagtgctggaaccgaattttgagggaatttgcaaacagtttggatc contains:
- the LOC127853212 gene encoding uncharacterized protein LOC127853212; translation: MMDADELLETMTKFQTSHPSNQGITLYPVDEEGNIEVEPVIKVPIVTAGVRPRSSQPASETTPTSRSCNTDCKCACCDMPFAITPRVVKSKVKSGPQKKNRSSKQDAAKQQKTFSSEQCCFSPEISDNVEGYSELQDSECVLKCVADHKCATTSGSNTYIGSGHNNIDNNVDMVSSDTGVPLIDGAVPNTGDGEGVEEVGEKVLVQHYLLTSIITNSSSGKQTNQLITTPIMLPNACNTEVNSDQLKPVPVHLVANLLVGQQCEMATESQVSAISAFRAELIPEGINTGVYPSEQDAAICATNEIENIAYIKQASIGDIESMPYPNSICDNVEGITNITVSEPSLMSTPVAPMIIDAQCMDKCCDYTGTVVDGREFLLTGPLTTDLPQGGNVGQGVMVIGPGDLELSMAASQELNDALSSI